A stretch of DNA from Candidatus Binatia bacterium:
CCAGCGGTCAGAGCATCCTGCCGCCGGATCAGACTACGCCTTCCCGGTAGCACCGCGCCTTCCCGGCTATAGCCAGAAGGTGCCGGTCGGAAGTGGCAGGCCAGCCTCGCCTCAGGCAGGTGCGGGGAAAAGAACACCCGTGAGAGGGTGCGTGCCCTTGTCTTCGCGGGACTGAGCGTTCTCGACTTTGGCAAGTTCGCGCCGCTCTTCCGCCTTCGCCTCGGTCAGCAATTCTCGAATCGAGCCATGGCAGCCTCCACAACCGGCACCCGCGCCGCAGGAATTGGTGACTTCCTTGCGTGTGCAGGCACCGCCGCGAATGGCGGTCTGGACGACTCGTTCGGAAACGCCCTGACAAAGACAAACGATCATGGTGTAAGGATATAGATATTGATTATCGTTATCAATAGGGAAATTTAGTGAAAATTTCGCGCCGGTGGAAGGTGCTCCTCAGTCCCTACCGGCCTCAGAGAATCCACCTTCAGATGGGTCACACCCTCCTGTTTCTGCAGAAAACCGCTCAGGATCAGCAAAGGATATTTCTGCAAAACCCTACGGAATTGCTCGAATATCTGCGGAACAAGAAACGCATTTGCCAGCCCTGTCTCATCTTCCAGGGTCAGAAAGCAGAACCCACCAGCCGATTGCGGCCTTTGACGGACGATCACCGCCCCCGCGACTTCAACAGATGCTCCATCCGGAAGCGCGAGCATCTGCGACAGCGAAAGAACCCCTTTTCCCCGCAGTTCCGAACGCAGCTCCGCGAGCAGATGTGGCTCGGTCGTCACACCCGTGGCCGCATAATCCGTCAATCGCTCCTCCCAAGGGGTCATTTCCGGTGGGATGAACGCATCGGCCGCGGTTTCGGGAGACGTTTCGAGACCATGAAGCAAAGTTTCGCGAGGTCGTGGCAAAGCCGAAATCTGCCATAGAGCCGCACGCCGGTCGCCCTCGCCCAAAGAGGCCAATGCGCCGGCCCGAGCCAAACGACCCAACTCGTTTTGCGCCAAAGAAGATCGTGCGGCCAGGTCCTGAAGGTTCCCATAGACTTTCCGTTCGCGCTCACGGACCAGCTGCACCCCCTGTTCGGCGCGCAGACCATGGATGAAGCGCAATCCCAGACGTACCACCGGTTGCCCCCGACAAGACCCCTTCTCCAGCGTGCTATCCCATGACGAACGAAGGACGTCTACCGGGAGCACCTCGACCCCGTGCCGCTGGGCGTCCGAAATCAGTGTGGACGGATGATAAAATCCCATGGGCCAGCAGTTCAGAAGCGAACAAAGGAAGGCGGCCGGATAATGCGCCTTCAGATAGGCCGATGCGTAGGCGATCAAGGCAAAGCTCGCCGCATGGGATTCGGGGAAGCCATACATCGCAAAAGAGGTGATGGCCTGAACGATCTCCTCGGCCGCGCCTGCCTCGATCCCGCGCTCCGCGAGGCCCCTGTAGAGCTTCGCCTCGAGAAATTTCATCTTTGCTGTTGAACGCTTGAACCCCATGGCACGGCGCAGTTCTTCGGCTTCACCGGGGCGAAAGCCAGCGGCAACAACCGCGATCCTCAACAGTTGCTCCTGAAACAAGGGGACCCCAAGTGTCCGACGCAGAATGGGCTCCAGCGAGGGATGTGCGTAACGAACAGGCTCCCGCCCCGATCGGCGATTGAGATAGGGGTGGACCATTTTCCCCACAATCGGTCCGGGGCGAATCAAGGCAACTTCGACAACCAGATCGTAGAAGGTCGCCGGTTTCAGTCGAGGCAGCGTTGCCATTTGTGCACGTGATTCGATCTGGAAGACGCCCACCGTATCGGCCTTCTGGATCATTGCGTATGTCTTTGGGTCATCCGGCGGAAGTCGCGCCAGGTCCAGATCGACTCCGGAGGTTTCGCGGACCAGGGGAATCGTCCTCTCAAGGACCGCGAGCATCCCCAAGCCCAGCAAGTCGATCTTGATCAGTCCCAGATCCGCGCAATCCTCCTTGTCCCATTGCACGACGCTTCGACCTGGCATTGCCGCAGGTTCAAGCGGTACGACTTCATCCAGTCGACCGGCCGAAAGAATCATGCCGCCTGAATGCTGCCCCAGGTGACGCGGCAGTCCCTCCATGGACTCGACAGCCCGCACCAGAAGCTGCATCCGCCGACTGTTGAGATCGACCCCTGCTTCCATGAACCTTTCGGCTAACGACCCTTCACTCGCAGCCAACCCCTGTCGCCCGAGGTCGCGACTGATCCGGTCCACCTGCAGAGGGGAGAGACCAAAACCTTTCGCCGCTTCACGCAGCGCGCTCCGGCGGCGATAGGTAATCACGTTGGCGGTCATGGCCACACCGGATCCGACCGTTGGCGCCTGTGGGACATCGGCCGGCGCGCGATGCGACCCACCGTAGCGACGATAAAGATATTGAATCACCTTCTCGCGCTGCGCACCCGAGGGAAGATCGAGGTCAATATCCGGCCACTCCCCCCGCTCCTCGGAGAGAAACCTCTCGAAAAGAAGATCCATACCGACGGCATCGACCGCCGTGATCCCCAAAGAATAGCAAACCGCGCTATTGGCCGCCGAACCTCGGCCCTGCACCAGGATCTCTGCGTTCCGACAAAACTGAACAATATCGTGAACGATCAGAAAATAACCTTCCAGACCCAGCTTCCCGATAATGGTCAATTCATGCTGCAGTTGGGACTGCACACGCGAAGAAAGCGGCGATCCATAACGCCTCGTCGCTCCTTCCAATGTGAGTTCCCGAAGGTACTGCAGGGAAGAAGCTCCGGGGGGCACCGGACACTCCGGGAATCGATAGCCCAGATCGCCCATACGAAACTCCAACTGCTCGGCGATCTCCCGGCTCTGCCTCAGAGCCTCGGGCAGGTCTCGAAAGCGTTCCGCCATCAGGCGTGGATCGGTCAAGCATTGCTCAGTATTCGAGAAGGCGTCTCGTCCCAGCTCGGCAAGAGGGCGTCCCAAACGAATGCTCGAGAACAGGTCGACCAAAGCTCGACTCTCGGGCCGCGCGAAAGCGACATCACCCGAAGCCACGAGAGGAAGGTGGACCGCCTCGGCCAGGTCGGTCAACGCCCGACTACGACGCTCGACGCGCAGGTTCCGGGATCTTTGGATATCGATCCAGAGACGTTTTCCGAACAGGCGGTGGAGAACCCTCGCGCGTTGCCGTGCCTGCGTTGTTCGCCCGTACCGCAAGTCATTCGTAATCGGGCTGAAGGGGCCACCTGCCAGACAGAGCAGTCCTCCTGTTTCGCCTTCGAGGTCCGCCAGCGACAGCTGGAATTCGCCTTTGATCGGGGATCGAGAATGGCCCAGAGTCAGCAGGCGACAAAGCCGGCGATATCCACCGCGAGAGGCCACCAGCAACAATAGACGCCCCTCCCGGAATTCAACCTCCGCACCCACCAGGGAACGCAGTGGCGTCTCGCGAGCGCTCTTCCAGAATCGGGGGGCGCCGTAAAGCCCGTTACGATCCGCCAGTGCCAGCGACGAGTACCCCAACTCCAGAGCACGCTCGACCAACTCTTCGGGGAGTGAGCCACCTTCCAGAAAGGAGAAGGCGCTCCGACATCGTAATTCCACGTAATCCGCCGCAAGAGCCACGACCAATCTTCGCTTTTTGTTCGCCCCAGTGCAAGCGTCGGCGCAAACCCGAGCGCAAGCCTCAGCCGAGCTGCTCGCGAAGGGCCGCAAGAACGGCTTGTGCCCGCCCCAAAATGGCCGGCCCGTGCGTTGGCGCCAGATCCTCGACCCCGGTTGCCTGCAGCACGGCCAGCGACTCGCGAGCCGCCTGCGGATCAGCGGTCATCCCCGGGACCGGGTCCAGACTCGGGGACTCGGAGACATTGAACAAAGCGTCCGAGGAAATCAGCAAGCCATCCGTCCTGTGCAAAAGGGCAATCTGCCCGGGCGTATGACCCGGAATGGCAAGGACTTCCAAATCGTGGATCACCTCTCCAGGTTGCAAGGTTGCATCGACTTCGATCGTGGGGATTTCGCGCTTGCGGTTCAGATGATTCAGGGTCAAAGCAACCTTCGGCAAAAAGCCTCGAGCCCCCGCAGCAAGAGAGGCTCCCTCGATATAGGGCTTCTCCAGCACCGAGCTCAGAACGCGCGTGTCTGCATGCTCGATGATTTCCGGCGTGCCGCCAATATGGTCGGCATGCGCGTTGGTCAGAATCAGATCAGTGATCTCGTTGGGCGCCGGCAAACTCGAAGCCGCGGTAAGAATCGCAAAGCCCCAGCCGGGGAAACCTGCGTCCACGAGACAGAGACCGCGTTGATGTCGCACCAAAAACGCGGCGACCTGAAAACGGCCATGCAAATCGACAGCAGCCACGTGGGGGCTGATCGGGCGCAGGCGAGCTACAGGCATGCAGGAATCGTAGCGTGCCGATGACAACTCTTCACGGACAGCGAAAAGCCATCGTCATCCGCGATTCAGCGCAATCCAGAGTTTTTTCGCGACGACCGCCAATATGGAGGTCAGGACCCCGGTCCCTCGCTGGGCCTTCCGGCCAGCAAGGTCTTGATGGTGTCCCGCAGTCGTGACGGGGGACACGGCTTGGAGAGGAATAAGGAGCAACCAGCCTCGAGAGCACGCTCTCGATCGCTGGGTTGGTGCCGGGCGCTCAGTGCGACCATCACGGGAGAATCGGCGCCATTGCGCGAACGGATCTCCGAGGCCACCCAGAGCCCATCCCGTTCCGGCATCGACATGTCCAGAAGCACAAGGTCCGGCCTGTCAGCACCGGCGATCTCGACGGCCGATCGACCATCGCATGCCTCCAGAACATCATAGCCCGCCCGGTCCAGTACTCCCTTGACCAGATGTCGGATCTCCGAGTCATCATCCACTACGAGAACAGTAGCCACTGTCACATCCCCCCTGATTTTGCGTGACGATTCTCTGCCCAGACAAAGCAAACAACATGCCTCCAGCACCCCCGAAAGGCAAGGCACGCAGCGCGATAAAACACTGCAACCCTGCAAGCGCGCCCAAACTCTTGCGTGCACGCCATGACCGGGGTGCCTACCCCTCGCCTCTCGGCCCCATGCCGCGCCCGAAAGGTCTCATCCTTCTTGAGATCATGAGCGCTATTGGCTAGCGGATACCCATGGCACAAGAGGACAAGGCACTCCTAGGTGAAATCATTCGATCCGTCGATCGCACCCTCAAATGGGAAGCGACCCCGGCAAAGGACGGAGGCCTGCGCCTGACCGTGAAGAACAAATACGGCGAGGCGAGCTGTGACGTTTCCGACAC
This window harbors:
- a CDS encoding MBL fold metallo-hydrolase, with protein sequence MPVARLRPISPHVAAVDLHGRFQVAAFLVRHQRGLCLVDAGFPGWGFAILTAASSLPAPNEITDLILTNAHADHIGGTPEIIEHADTRVLSSVLEKPYIEGASLAAGARGFLPKVALTLNHLNRKREIPTIEVDATLQPGEVIHDLEVLAIPGHTPGQIALLHRTDGLLISSDALFNVSESPSLDPVPGMTADPQAARESLAVLQATGVEDLAPTHGPAILGRAQAVLAALREQLG
- a CDS encoding response regulator yields the protein MTVATVLVVDDDSEIRHLVKGVLDRAGYDVLEACDGRSAVEIAGADRPDLVLLDMSMPERDGLWVASEIRSRNGADSPVMVALSARHQPSDRERALEAGCSLFLSKPCPPSRLRDTIKTLLAGRPSEGPGS
- a CDS encoding error-prone DNA polymerase: MALAADYVELRCRSAFSFLEGGSLPEELVERALELGYSSLALADRNGLYGAPRFWKSARETPLRSLVGAEVEFREGRLLLLVASRGGYRRLCRLLTLGHSRSPIKGEFQLSLADLEGETGGLLCLAGGPFSPITNDLRYGRTTQARQRARVLHRLFGKRLWIDIQRSRNLRVERRSRALTDLAEAVHLPLVASGDVAFARPESRALVDLFSSIRLGRPLAELGRDAFSNTEQCLTDPRLMAERFRDLPEALRQSREIAEQLEFRMGDLGYRFPECPVPPGASSLQYLRELTLEGATRRYGSPLSSRVQSQLQHELTIIGKLGLEGYFLIVHDIVQFCRNAEILVQGRGSAANSAVCYSLGITAVDAVGMDLLFERFLSEERGEWPDIDLDLPSGAQREKVIQYLYRRYGGSHRAPADVPQAPTVGSGVAMTANVITYRRRSALREAAKGFGLSPLQVDRISRDLGRQGLAASEGSLAERFMEAGVDLNSRRMQLLVRAVESMEGLPRHLGQHSGGMILSAGRLDEVVPLEPAAMPGRSVVQWDKEDCADLGLIKIDLLGLGMLAVLERTIPLVRETSGVDLDLARLPPDDPKTYAMIQKADTVGVFQIESRAQMATLPRLKPATFYDLVVEVALIRPGPIVGKMVHPYLNRRSGREPVRYAHPSLEPILRRTLGVPLFQEQLLRIAVVAAGFRPGEAEELRRAMGFKRSTAKMKFLEAKLYRGLAERGIEAGAAEEIVQAITSFAMYGFPESHAASFALIAYASAYLKAHYPAAFLCSLLNCWPMGFYHPSTLISDAQRHGVEVLPVDVLRSSWDSTLEKGSCRGQPVVRLGLRFIHGLRAEQGVQLVRERERKVYGNLQDLAARSSLAQNELGRLARAGALASLGEGDRRAALWQISALPRPRETLLHGLETSPETAADAFIPPEMTPWEERLTDYAATGVTTEPHLLAELRSELRGKGVLSLSQMLALPDGASVEVAGAVIVRQRPQSAGGFCFLTLEDETGLANAFLVPQIFEQFRRVLQKYPLLILSGFLQKQEGVTHLKVDSLRPVGTEEHLPPARNFH
- a CDS encoding (2Fe-2S)-binding protein produces the protein MIVCLCQGVSERVVQTAIRGGACTRKEVTNSCGAGAGCGGCHGSIRELLTEAKAEERRELAKVENAQSREDKGTHPLTGVLFPAPA